Proteins encoded together in one Megalops cyprinoides isolate fMegCyp1 chromosome 20, fMegCyp1.pri, whole genome shotgun sequence window:
- the LOC118795340 gene encoding tctex1 domain-containing protein 4 has product MAIQQLPLSQEALAQFNLTQVTEPGGLLRRRGGSISTRRSSQSGDQHHLKSLPPLLLKGAEGNVRPPGTSRQNSIFSNPNSPFLRRESLSLGKRLSIGAWAPGGRVSFSGLPLVQPAREIRVENTYRTQPDEGCFFNVSQVQRVLQATLENYLSEGHYNPATCGRLSQNLSDLMRVKTREITPPRYKLVCLVVLGQHGNQGLQIASRCLWDTKSDNCAVAVFQNSSLFAVAMVHGVYCE; this is encoded by the coding sequence ATGGCAATCCAGCAGCTACCCCTTTCCCAGGAGGCCCTGGCTCAGTTTAATCTCACCCAGGTGACGGAACCAGGGGGGCTCCTAAGACGCCGGGGGGGCTCCATCTCCACTCGCCGCAGCTCTCAGTCCGGGGATCAGCACCATCTCAAGTCCCTCCCACCACTGCTTCTGAAGGGCGCTGAAGGTAATGTCCGGCCCCCTGGAACCTCCCGCCAGAACTCCATCTTTAGCAACCCCAACTCCCCGTTCCTGCGGAGAGAATCCCTCTCTCTGGGGAAACGCCTCTCTATTGGAGCCTGGGCGCCTGGGGGGAGGGTCAGCTTCTCGGGGCTGCCTCTCGTGCAGCCGGCGCGGGAGATCCGGGTAGAGAACACCTACAGGACCCAGCCAGACGAGGGCTGCTTTTTCAATGTGAGCCAGGTCCAGCGGGTCCTGCAGGCCACCCTTGAGAACTACCTGAGCGAGGGCCACTACAACCCGGCCACCTGCGGCCGGCTGAGCCAGAACCTGTCGGACCTGATGCGGGTCAAAACCAGGGAAATCACCCCTCCACGCTACAAGCTGGTCTGCCTAGTCGTTCTGGGCCAGCACGGTAACCAGGGCCTCCAGATCGCCAGCCGGTGCCTCTGGGACACCAAGAGCGACAACTGCGCTGTCGCTGTTTTCCAAAACTCTTCCCTTTTCGCGGTGGCTATGGTCCATGGGGTGTACTGTGAGTGA